GGCTTTCGACGGAGAACGAGGTGGAGGGATGCGCCTCCCCAACTGCCGCCCGTAGGGAAAATAGTATGCCCGCCGCCCGTGGGGGAAACCGCATGCCCGAGATCCCCGACGCAGCGGATGAGATCGAGGTCCTCCGCGCAGCTAAGCGCAACTGGCGGCGGGTCCTGTGAGGAGGCCGAGGGCGCCGCGCCCGTGCTGTCCAGCGAGGGCGACGTGGCGGAGAGCGTCAGCATCAGGCTGCCGCCATCCACCCCGCCGTAGAGGACGCCCGAAGCTGGGGCGCCGCCATGCGCCATGACAGCCCCGGGGGTCGGGAGCAGCGGTAGGTGCAGCTGGGTACTGGGCGCCGGAGAGAGTCGAGGGGAGCGACGGCGGCTGACGTGCTACAGTACCCGCGGTGCTAAGTACCGTGGGTACTGTTCATGGCTAGGGCTGCGAGGGTGAGAGAGAGCCGGCCGCGGGGCGTTTGCCCACGGCCGGGCAAGagggaagggatttccttcttaattcttgcttgattagattgatacatctcctctccttatatagagaggtttacttgactcctaagcaagcgaactttatctctaattaaccctaacactaatgggctatacatccagcccaggcccaataggcccctgcCATACTCTAACACCTACAATTTCTGAGTAATTTCCTTGCAAAATGTCTTAGAAAATTACAATGATAGGTATTTTTGCTTCATTCTGCAGGCATTCTTGGGATAAggagtatttatttatttagttCTCAGGTACATTATGTTAGATAATCTTTTGTGTTTGTCTTTAGTGTTGAGTCTTTTCTGTTTCAGTCAGTCAGTAAGATGAGTCCTAGTTTCATTTGTTTTAGCTCATCTTAGAAATTTTGTGAAGTCTTTTGGGAGGTATCAAATGGGTGATATATGTTTGGTAGGGGGGCAATTCCTGAAATTTCCCCTTCTTGCCTGCCCACACATGTACTAGAACGAACTGTTGGGTTTGTTATGTTACTAATAAATAGCGCTGTAAGCCCGGGAGCCTTGCAGCCCTCCAGACACACCATACTCCCTCCGGTTCCAAAATGCTGGCCATTcgagttttgtcctaagtcaaacttctgtAGCTTTGACTTACGACAAAATTAGAACAACTTACAATTTTGAATGGAAGGAGTACATGATTTATGTTATTCAACTTTAAATTATTCAGCCTCCTGAACTCATTTACATTCAAATCCCACCATGCTGCTTTATCTGCAATTGAAATTTCAGTCATAATGCATTTGAGTATCTCCAGGTATGTCAACGATGGAAGGCCCTTTTGGCAATACATAGCCGGTACCTCTACTGGCTACTCAGATCTGCAGTACTTTTAGGAACTATAGCAGTGATATACGACTGAAAGGTGAGGTACAGCATGCAGTCAGAATGGTTTTGGACCTTCTTTTGCTATATGTTTACTACGAGTATAATAAGCTTACAAAAACGTGATATGTTTGCTAGGGTGGACATCTCTGCGATCCAAACACTGGTTGTGTTTTCAAGGCATCGAGAGTGTCCACTTTGACATTCGTCTTCAGCCACTTTTTACAAGCCCCGAAATGTGATGACTGGTTTGATGCAGTTCAGTAGTTCATTATCTGCTGAAGAACAACTGAGGTTGGTTTCCATTTCAAAATATTCCATGGATGAGCTTGTGCATATTTCCAAGGGAACAACAGAGGGCAGTTTCTCCTGTGCGGCTATGCCAGGCGCCCAGGCCTCTAGTCTCTTTGTGCAAATATACTGATGTATATGTATGTATTTGAAGTTGACCAGCTGCTTAGTTTCTTGTGTTGTTTCTGTAATTCGAACTGATTGACCTGGTCGAGCAAGTGGTGTGCATCCTTCAGTTTTCCTTCACCAGACTACGATGTGAGCTACCAGGACTGCTCAATGCTTCTTGAAACAAGAACAGTTTTCCTTCACCAGACTATACGATGTGAGCTACCAAGACTACTCAATGCTTCTTGAAATAGCAACAGGTGCATTGTAGTCCTTCAGGCTGTGGGGATAAAGGGTGACAAATGAGATCAATATTCATCTGTTGTACGAAGAAAATAATTATCATTATGTATTCGGACCGTTTTTTCTACCTGTTATTGAAATGATATGCAGTCCTCCTGCGTGTGCaagaaaaaaaattatgtatAGTTGGtaggtgcaagcggtagagtcttaccgtctgtgaccggaaggtctcgggttcgagttgcggtctcctcgcattgcacaggcgagggtaaggcttgccactgacaccttttcccagaccccgcacagagcaggagctctctgcactgggtacacccttttaGTTGGCAGGTGCACTTaacggccctgttcgcttcgttgaaaaaacaaaatgaaacactgttccggttgattttttgtgagagaaaaatattgttccggctaaaaagacaagttaaaaagtacggattataagaaaaGCGAACAGGCACACCACCGACAACATTAGCAAATCTGATTATATAAGCAAAAACGGACCTGCGTAGCTTGACGCCTTTACCTCCTTGTCTTCTATAGTCTATACACTTAGAAAAAGGTTCCTTCAGCCTTGGATAGCATCCCTAAATACATGTGCTAGTGGATCAATtctaaatagaaaaaaaatcatgccCATTAGGAAATGACACTAACAATGGCTTGAAAGCAATTTGAAAGAACTAGCAATGTCTACCTAGAATTTTGTACGTGTGGTTGTGTGTGTTTTGTAAGTGTcatgccatcttcttcttcttaatataTAAGAACGCACAACTCTCTTCATGTTTGAGAAAGAAACATATAGTTCATGTCTGGATAGGAACAACTAACAAGCAGGATTACTGAACAATATATTTAGAAGAACAAGTTGGAATGGAAGAAGCAAGCGAGAGAATCAGAGAATTCCTAACGTAACAGAGGCTGACATCACTTCTTCTTTTTTTACATCACTTATATATGTACTCCAGTCCAAGACAATGGacataaccaaaacagacaaaTAGGATTTTTTATTAGCAACCCCACAGCCGTCCATAGGTAAACTCCCACCTCCCCTAAAACAAAGCCATTCATGATTCCTACATGTTTATAAACCAGCCATCCCACAATAAAAAGACTGCATATAATTGAAAAAAATGTTAGATTGGCCATTGTATTCAAGTATACAATGTCAAGGATGAGCACCGCAAACAATTGACTGCACTCCAAGATTCAAGACAACCAGGTTATGTACAGAACTGACCTAATGTACTTCAAGACTGCACAGGACAATCAGGTTTGGTCCTCAAAAGACGGTTTgatgggcgtacccagtgcagagagctcccgctctgtgcggggtctggagaagggtgttagtggcaagctttaccctcgcctgtgcaatgcgaggagaccgcgactcgaaccaggaccttccggtcacagacggtaagactctaccgcttgcaccaggcccgcccttctaagAGACGGTTTGATGGATTTCTGTAAATTAAACCTGCTGGCAGGGACCAAAAGATGGGCTGTCTTTGAAGCAAGAATTGCAGAGCATTGCAAAAACGATGTTTATAGCTACATACATCCATTGTTATGATCGAAGTAATAGAACCAATCAAGGGCAGCAAGGAGGCATAATACTTGCTTCCATAACAGCGTTGAACCCTGCAAAAGTCCAAATTCTCGCTAGAGTACAGGTGATCAGAAGGTATTATCCTGGATGatcaaaagagcttatctaaatCAAACTGAGAAAAGGTTTCCCTCAAAAGTGCTCAGATGCCACCAACACCACACAAAGGACAGCTTGTGAACGCTAGAGGGCAACAGATTCAGCATGCTGCATGCAAGGACCTAGAACAGTGAACTAAACTTGGCAATCGAAGAACCAATCAGCACAAATTGGTGCGACATTACACTCATGTCACTAACAATCTGAACCCAAAACAATAGCCAGAATAATTTTAGCAATCAGATGTTGGACTGATAAGAGATGAACATTCAGATAACAATAGCATTTCATTCAGTCAAAAGCCACCGTGGCACTTACACGACACCAAACAGCCAAGCAGCCGACCTACTAGATCTAGCAACATCCCACGAGGACAGAAAAAGGAAGCCTAAGACAGAAAAAGGAAGAAGCCTAAGACGAGGTGAACTTGGTGACGGCCTTGGTGCCCTCGGATACGGCGTGCTTGGCGAGCTCCCCGGGGAGAACGAGGCGGACGGAGGTCTGGATCTCCCGGGAGGTGATGGTGGGCTTCTTGTTGTAGCGGGCGAGCTTGGCGGCCTCGCCGGCGAGTTTCTCGAAGATGTCGTTGATGAACGAGTTCATGATGGACATGGCCTTGGAGGAGATGCCGATGTCCGGGTGCACCTGCTTCAGCACCTTGAAGATGTAGATCTTGTACGTCTCCACGCTCTTCTTGCCCTTCTTCCGACCCTTCTTCTCGCCACCCTCCTTGCCGGCGGACTTGCCCGCCGGGAGCCGCTTCTCCGCCTTGGGTTTCTTTCCCGCGGGGGCCTTCTCCGCCGGGGCCGCGGGCTCCTCCTCCGCGGGCTTCTTCGCCGCCGGCTTCTTCTCCGCCTTGGGCGCCATCGGGTCCTCTCGGTGAGTGGAAAAGGGCGGTAGGGTTTGCTCGGTTGCGAATCAGAATTCGAGGATTGGATGGGAGGCTGCGGAggattcgtgaagaagaaggcggGGAGGGGACGGCTGCTTTATAGAACGGATGCCCTGCGCGCTGATTGGTGGAGAGGCGGATGCTGCGGATCGCTGGCGTGGACGAGCGCCAGGCGTTGGTGCGGTCAGGTGTTGGACGGCTGAGATGCGTTTCGGAGCGGATCGCTGACGTGGCAAAAAGGATGTCTGACAGGGGAACGCTGTACGTTTCTTGGATATACATGCATGCTCAGTTATCTTCGTCAGTGTTTTTTAagaaaaacacacacacaatAGATCGTCAATTCAAGCTTCATTTTTTCTAGGTTCATGGCGTGTTTTATAGGATTCGAATTTTTTTTTGTTAGATATTTGGAGTGCTGTAATGGTGGATAGTGGCTATACGAAAGCAAGGTCGTAGCTTCTCCTAATCCTCCTACGAATTCATAGGAAAGGTCTGCTTGGTTTCAATTTAATTTTTGGCAAACCAAAATATGGGCAACTTCAAAAGAATTGGCATGTAATTTTCCTTTTACAACAATTGGCATGTAAGTAACTTGGTGCCAAAAAAATTGATAATACCTTCCAATTTTTTTGGCAAGAAAATTCTTGTTGCTAA
This genomic stretch from Miscanthus floridulus cultivar M001 unplaced genomic scaffold, ASM1932011v1 fs_776_3_4, whole genome shotgun sequence harbors:
- the LOC136533056 gene encoding histone H2B.5-like, whose amino-acid sequence is MAPKAEKKPAAKKPAEEEPAAPAEKAPAGKKPKAEKRLPAGKSAGKEGGEKKGRKKGKKSVETYKIYIFKVLKQVHPDIGISSKAMSIMNSFINDIFEKLAGEAAKLARYNKKPTITSREIQTSVRLVLPGELAKHAVSEGTKAVTKFTSS